The Vibrio crassostreae genomic interval AGCTTCTTCCGCCTTTGCTGCGTCTAGCTCTTCACCACGGATAGCTGTATCAGCCAGTACAGTCGCTGTACCAGGCTGAACTTCTACCATACCACCAGAAACATAAATGATTTCTTCGTGGCCGTGCTGCTTAACAATACGCACCATACCAGGCTTGATAGCGGTCAGCAGTGGAGTATGACCATGGAAAATACCAAGCTCACCCTCACTACCGGTCACCTGAAACGTCTCAACAAGGCCTGAGAAAATTTGTTTCTCTGCGCTTACAACGTCTAGGTGAAAGGTTATTGCTGCCATATCGCCTCCTAGTTAGCCTTATAGCTTCTTAGCATTCTCGATAGCTTCGTCAATTGCACCACAGTACATGAACGCTTGCTCTGGAATGTCATCGTATTCACCAGATAGAAGACCTTGGAAGCCACGTAGAGTCTCTTTAAGAGGTACGTAAACGCCTGGGTCACCTGTAAATACTTCCGCTACGTGGTAAGGCTGAGTTAGGAACTTCTCAATCTTACGAGCACGAGATACAACTTGCTTATCTTCTTCAGATAGCTCGTCCATACCTAGGATAGCAATGATATCTTTCAGCTCTTTATAGCGCTGAAGAGTAGACTGAACGCCACGAGCGATGTCGTAGTGCTCTTGTCCAACTACCAATGGATCCAGTTGACGTGAAGTAGAATCTAGCGGGTCGATCGCTGGGTATAGACCCATAGATGCGATGTTACGGTTAAGTACAACCGTTGCATCCAAGTGAGCGAACGTTGTTGCTGGAGACGGGTCAGTCAAGTCATCCGCTGGTACGTATACCGCCTGTACAGACGTGATAGAACCAGATTTAGTTGACGTGATACGCTCTTGTAGAACACCCATTTCTTCAGCTAGTGTAGGTTGGTAACCTACCGCAGAAGGCATACGACCTAGAAGTGCTGATACTTCAGTACCTGCTAGTGTGTAACGGTAGATGTTATCAACGAACAGTAGAACGTCACGACCTTCGTCACGGAAGCGCTCTGCCATTGTTAGACCAGTCAGTGCAACACGTAGACGGTTACCTGGTGGCTCGTTCATCTGACCGTAAACCATCGCTACTTTTGATTCTTCAGGTTTTTCGATGTTTACAACACCTGCTTCCTGCATCTCAAAGTAGAAATCGTTACCTTCACGAGTACGCTCACCTACACCTGCAAATACAGATAGGCCTGAGTGTTGAAGTGCGATGTTGTTGATAAGTTCCATCATGTTAACGGTCTTACCTACACCAGCACCACCGAATAGACCGATTTTACCACCCTTAGCGAATGGACAAATCAAGTCGATTACTTTAACACCAGTTTCTAGAAGAGCTGTCTCGTTAGACTGCTCTTCGTAGCTTGGAGCTTCACGGTGAATTGCGTAATGCTCTTCAGCACCGATTTCACCACACTCATCAATCGCGTCACCTAGGACGTTCATGATACGACCCAATGTCTTAGTACCTACTGGTACTGAGATTGGAGCGCCAGTATTTTCAACTGTCAAACCACGACGTAAACCATCAGAGCTACCCATTACGATTGCGCGAACTACGCCACCGCCAAGTTGTTGCTGAACTTCAAGAACTAGACGCTCTTGTACTTCATTAACATTCAGAGCGTCGTATACACGAGGTACTTCACCCTGTGGGAACTCTACGTCGACTACCGCACCGATGATCTGTACGATCTTACCTGTAGCCATCGTTAATCCTCTAACTATTTAGTTTTACCTAAGCTTAAACCGCAGCTGCGCCTGAAACGATCTCAGAAAGTTCTTGTGTAATCGCCGCTTGACGCGCTTTGTTATACACAAGTTCTAAGTCATCAATAATGTCACCAGCGTTATCTGTTGCTGATTTCATTGCAATCATTCGAGCCGCTTGCTCACAAGCAAGGTTCTCAACCACACCTTGGTACACTTGAGATTCGACATAGCGAACCAATAGTGCATCTAGTAGTGGTTTTGGCTCGGGCTCATAAATGTAGTCCCAAGAATGACTGCGTTTCATTTCT includes:
- the atpD gene encoding F0F1 ATP synthase subunit beta; the encoded protein is MATGKIVQIIGAVVDVEFPQGEVPRVYDALNVNEVQERLVLEVQQQLGGGVVRAIVMGSSDGLRRGLTVENTGAPISVPVGTKTLGRIMNVLGDAIDECGEIGAEEHYAIHREAPSYEEQSNETALLETGVKVIDLICPFAKGGKIGLFGGAGVGKTVNMMELINNIALQHSGLSVFAGVGERTREGNDFYFEMQEAGVVNIEKPEESKVAMVYGQMNEPPGNRLRVALTGLTMAERFRDEGRDVLLFVDNIYRYTLAGTEVSALLGRMPSAVGYQPTLAEEMGVLQERITSTKSGSITSVQAVYVPADDLTDPSPATTFAHLDATVVLNRNIASMGLYPAIDPLDSTSRQLDPLVVGQEHYDIARGVQSTLQRYKELKDIIAILGMDELSEEDKQVVSRARKIEKFLTQPYHVAEVFTGDPGVYVPLKETLRGFQGLLSGEYDDIPEQAFMYCGAIDEAIENAKKL
- a CDS encoding F0F1 ATP synthase subunit epsilon, producing the protein MAAITFHLDVVSAEKQIFSGLVETFQVTGSEGELGIFHGHTPLLTAIKPGMVRIVKQHGHEEIIYVSGGMVEVQPGTATVLADTAIRGEELDAAKAEEAKRKAVENIQNQHGDIDFAQAAGELAKAIAQLRVIELTKQRR